Within the Phaseolus vulgaris cultivar G19833 chromosome 9, P. vulgaris v2.0, whole genome shotgun sequence genome, the region GAGTAAGGGAGATATTTGAATTGTATCAGATTAATTAAAACTTAATTGATTTCCATTAGGTAAAAAGTGTATaggaaaaatattatgaatggagaagaaaatatttttattgtagcGTATATGATTCATAGCCCTTGTGTCTAATACCTAGTGAGTATAAAACTTACCTACTTTGGCTAAATTGATTTGAGATGTACTAATATGATTGAGAGTAGGGGTTTGAGAAGATGATTGTTGAATCAAAGCCATTAAACTGTTCTACTGCTCTTGAGAAATATGAATATTAGAACTAGGTGAATTAGCCTCAAAAGGAGTAACATCTTCACGAGCATTAACGAATGCAACTGTATTAGTAGATTTTGTTGCTCCTTGCTTGAATTTGTAACCCAGTGGAAAATCATGTTTATGATAACATGTGTCCACCATATGGTTATTTTTGCCACAATATGTACAAAAACGAGAGTTGTTtcctgatgagaatcaaataaatgaggcttttattaatggaggaagaggacatccaccctcacatttgaagtttttccttctagtcttctcaaaattaaaagaagacataaaataaagatgaggcccaagtccaaagcccaagcccaagcccaagaaggccaaagcccaaagagcccaagtccatcccatgaggggcaaggccaagctttgaaatactcttgtatagttttaggaggtgtggttattaaataaaggtgtgtgaaaatgtaaaataaagtcacattgtccatgtgacttaggagagtggtgtaggtgtagtttttgggaggtgtcatagtagaaaaaggtcacacctcccatgtgacttgtttttggtgggaatttcaaatgagtttatttgaaatttcccacctatttttcagcaccttaggctataaatagaggtgcttcctttgtaaaattgagattggaattaatctaagaaaactctactcaaattttgagtgaactttggagagctttgagccttcttctctagtcttatcttgatggatcattggagtcctcaagtggcggcatcactcttatctaggagcattccacacttctagtggcgagatcatccaacattcttccatcttcatgagcactctcttctccttcctttcttctctttcaattgttcatgttgtcttgtgttcttgagttttttttggtttggtttttctgtttttccagcacctatgttctgttcttgccttttaatttcaattctgttgttccttttagtttctcttcttttttggttcaatttgactaaaattggttcatccaaatgagtttgggatttggtactagtttttggtgagttcttgtcttagaacaaatgatccaactctaagaaaagtgcctctataatgtccaactcaaggtgattcctaagaaggtcaataatcattctctatatggctagtggaatcacatcatttcCCCTTTTACCTCGTCTAGTAAAATCGCGACCCACACCTCTACCATGTCTTCCACTGAAATTTTGTTAATGAACCACGGTATTCATCAACACCTTGTTAGTCTCATTGCTGTAAGTGAGAAGTGGTGTCTCAAATTTTTCGTTCTTACTAAATGATTAGAGATAACACTTGTGTGATCAATGGCATGGGATGATTTGAGATCAAACTTGATTGTATTGTCGTTGAGACCTCATAAGAACTGTATTGCGTAGCTTGTGGTCTGATAGGTTATGGCACAAGTAATAACACCACAACCACATGAGTTTACACAAGAACATTGTGTCAACAATTTAAACATCTTTAAAGCCTCACAAACATTTTTAATCTTATGAAGTATTTTGACACCATCATATCTCCTTGCAAGGTTGCAAAGCAAAAATTATCACCTTGCGAAAATCTATTTCACACATCATTCCAAACGTCAACAACAAGATCCATCCACAAAACGAATTTAAGAATTGAAATTGTCATCGCACCGTGAGGTCAAGAAACCACCATTTGATTATACGGATAGCACGTTTCGTGCATAGGATCACTGAGGGGTGTTGGCGGGAGACTTTCGTCAACAAATTGCAACTTGCTCTTCGATCGCAGGCATGTTTGCATAGATTGTACCCATTCATGATAATTGTTCTTGTTAATAGGGAAGGAACGAGAAGAATGGTCAGATTTTGATTGGTGTTGAGATAGTATGTTGGAGGGATTAATGAGATAGTATAAGGTTTGGCTTGCTATGATGAAagtataaggaaaaaaaaaacagaaataggCTATAACTCCTAAAAGCTCTTCTACCATATTAGTTTTATATGTCATTTAAAGAAAGAAACaataaacaagaaaaaataattaaaaaaaaactatgttttATTAATCTAATAATTGGTACATACCTATTTAGACTATTGAGTACTCTATTAACAGAGGACAAAAAAAACAGAAATGACAATGCAATTATAATTGATAGAGCAAACTGATgcagttataaaaaaaaactcaaatattcATGAGATGAGATTTATCATCTAATAAGtactattaatttataaaaaataaaaatattaattaatctaaaaaaaaagaatttgtatttatagtATGAACTATACCAAAATATAACACTAATTTAAGATTATTAAAGAATAGATGGTAGGAATTTGAtactttgtctttttcttgctTCTAGGTGGGTCTGGGCGTGAGTGTGATTTTGACTTCCTAAAGTATGTAAGGTCATTGCTTTGTTACTTAATTGAGATGATAATTCTGTCGCAGCGTTAATTATTACAAAGAATCCAGCTAAGATATTTTTCTGTTAATTTATTGTGTGTTTctaatgatgatttttttttttgtatatcggtgataataaaatattttcatatttattatttttcttttacggGACATGACAggtctttttcttctcttcaaaGTATTTTTTTGAGGTTTTCGTGAACATCAGGATGCAAAATAGTTTAGATTAATTAATGTAACGTGAACAAATTTTAaggaaataaattatttaataaattccaAGGGAAATTTTGCTAATAACGAGCTAGTATTGAGTGGACCAAGTTTCATATTCTATTCTGAAATTTATAACTTTAATTtcgtataaattttttaaaatactgaCTTTTGACCTAATTTTACCAATTAACTTATTTGGTCATGAAATAACCGTgcatttctattttattattttttaaatgtcacACCAAATTACCTAACAAAGTTGAAACGACACGGCATGCAAAAGCGTTCGCAATTCAATTGTGTCGTTTAATCTAATCGGGCGCAACGACGTTGTGAAGACTGTCGTTTTGGCAGCCACTACCTTCCAAATTGCAATCTTTCTTCTCTTTACGTCAAGTGAAAGGGGAATatgaagagaaagagagaaggcGAGGAGGGCATGGATATCGTGTGGCAGACTCCAGCGAATCCCCCGCACCCGCAAGATTACGTCTTTCGAAACGGTAACGTTCCAGTATCGAAGACGTTCCACATATTCCAGTGATAAGGACGAAAATTTACTACGAACTTAGAACGTGACTCCTTTTTTTGTTTGCTTGTTGGAATTTGTGCAGGAATACGATTTGTTAGACCATACTACTTTGAATTCATCGCTCAtgtaatttgttttgtttttcttattcaatttttttattattttaaaatctctcttCTTTATTTGTTGTAAAAATCTCGATTAAACCCTATAAATGGTGTATTTGTTGTTGCAGGTTAAAAATCGGTGGGCGGGAAAAACCATTGTCGATTTATTTGCTGAAGAGTTTAAAGGTCGACCTTATGAGTATTATGTAAGAATCACGCCTACTCATTTGTGTTTGATTTTGATGATTTGTCTAATCGTAACTATAATTTACTACAAACACTGAAGTACTAGTCATTCTCTGTTTCGTATGTTGAAATTCGATCCATTGTTAGAGTATAACCTTTCGCAATATTACAATACTCAACAAAAAGGTCACATTAAGGTAGTAAAATTTGCTCTGGTTCCTGATAGGTTTGGTACCCTTGGTGAGTCGTCGATAGTTACTTCGATTTCATAATAAACATTTGATTTTATATTGGATAGTATCAGCAATCAATTAAATGCATTGCGAGTACAGTATCCATAAGAAAAGAATGGGTACCAGAGTAATGTCCTGTGATCGTTATTATtactattgttattatttttatttacaatagATGTTTTTAACACTTTTCTGAACAAATGCCATCACTGACTTCATACTCCACTTGTTGAGTTCAGCTCAGTGAACTTGATGTTGCCCCAGAGTTTTACTTAATTGATTGTTTGTGTTTAACATTGTAGGTTAGTGCAGTGAAATGTGGAAGGATTCAAGTAGATGGTGAGATGGTACCAGTTTCATACGTAGTTAGACCATCTCAAAAGATAAGCCATTTCTTACACAGGTTTGGTTTTCAACTTCATGGTTTCATTCTATGTATTTAATAAACCTTGCAACTGATGCCACTGAGATTTCAGGCATGAACCACCTGTGATGGCTTGTGATGTTCTTATTCTTCAAAAAGAACCAGATGTGCTAACTATTTGTAAGCCGGCATCTGTTCCTGTAAGTATGCATTAACAAATGAATTATTGAAGTGCGTATGTTGTAAAACTGTGATAGCTCATGTTAAGTAAAATAATTATGCAGAGAATAAGTTCGGTCATGAATTAATTTTCCCTGAAGTTCAAGCTGTTAGGTGTGGAAACAGTAAGGATTTTAGATATATTTCTAACACCCCTTTATACTAGAGCCATTTGTGATTGAAACGTGGATCATAATTCTAATAGTATGTTAAACGCAAAGATAACAACTGATGCCTTTAtatcatttaaataatttccTTCAGTTCTACCAAAAGAAGTCAGGAATTTTAATGAATTCTGTATTAGATACCTATGTAATGGTGATATACTTATTGATGGTAGTTTGCTCTAAATTTCGTATATGCTAAAGCTGTGAATTTTAGCTGTAACATAGGTACACCCATGCGGTCAATATCGGAAGAACACCGTTGTTGGCATTCTTCAAGCTGAGCATGGGCTGGCGCCTCTATTTCGTATCCAAAAATGCCTTATGGAAATACAATTTATAATCATCATAGAGATAAATGTCATTTGTTGATATGGTTTAACATTTCCAATTAGCATAAAATGTAGCTTCTTTCTTGCCCTTAATATTTTTGCACGCCTTATCTCCGTCTCACTGTATCCATTTTGTACTTGCATTTTTACCTTGACATGATCATCTCAGCTGTTCATCGTCTGGATCGCCTTGTCTCAGGACTTCTTATTTTGGCCAGAAGTGCTGCAAAAGCTGACATCTTTAGGCAACAGGTGAGTTTAGGAAGTGATGGTCTTTTGCTCTTAACAACTTTTACTTCTCAGAGATGATTTAATTTCTAATATTAAGTAATAGGTTAATctgtttgattttaaaatttacatGACATCTAATTGGCAACTTTGTTCCTTTAGATAAGCCTTTGAGCCAAGGTAGTCAAAATCGAGTTTATGGTTGGAATTGTGAAGGGCTCACAAAATTGGAGATTGTAGGATCATAATACATATTGTAGATCCTACTCCTACATAGATATGAGATATGTACTCatacaaataatataaatatttaaaaaatatttagtcaGAGGGTCACACTTTAAAATCCTTAATCAAACTTAAGTTCATCATATACCATAAAAAAGAAAGCTTGTCAATCAAGTCATAATTCATGAGTGACAAACAAAACAACTTAAATCCCTAATTACTTAAGTCTAGGTAGCCTAAACAAAATACCAAATTATCAATACCAACTACCAAGCCCAAGACAAAGAACACCTAGATGGCTAAAGCCTAAACAAGGAACATCTAATATAAATCTTTCAAATTACAATAAAAAGATCAAGGGATCTTCATTAGTGCCATGCCTTTCACAAAGCACATCAATAAGAAGATCCTCCCCTTGTAGAGGTGGGATGGCAAGAACATCATCCTCTTATTCTCTGCCTTGGGCTTGACCTTCAACCAAgtgttcatcttctctatttgaATTCGGGGCATAATGTAAACGTACATTTTTATTGTCTTCAAACTTTTCTATAATCCACTCATCATCAGATAGAATATCGTCAAGTTTAAACTCCTCAAGTGATCTTCTACATTCCTTCTCATCCAATTTTGAATTATCTCTagaatattttctttatatggACCTAGTAAATACAAATGCAAGCATACATATAAATGATTACTAATTTACTATTTCCGTTATTttaatttcacaatttttaagATCTTGCAATCTCAAATACACTCTACTTCCATTCACATCCAAAGGAATTACCTTTCAAACTACATATGTGAATGGAAAACCTTTGAAGCTTTGGGTGTTGATCTCCATAAGACCCCCACCGAGTTGTTGGAGTCTTTTTCCCAATTGCCTCTATAGCCAAGCCAAGGAATTACCAAAAGCTTTTCTTagtttttgaaatcttgaagtTGAAAGTGAATCAAATGTTTCTCCTTAGGGTTAGCCTCCATCTTTTGTATACATTGCATTAGGCCAATTTTAACTTTTGTATCAACTTTAAAATTAGGAGAATAATGCAATTTCAAAGCTGGTTGTCCCACCTTTCATCAAATAATATTCCACTTATCTTCATAACTTTAAATAGaacaataataatttgaattagTGTTCAATCTCAATTCATTCTAAAAGTAAAATCAAAAGATGAAATTTCAATTTGGAGATTGTTAAAGTACCTTTTCTTGTCATCACTAAACTCTTTTTGTATCTTTTCTTTAGCCCGATCCATTGCCTTGTAGATGAAACTCGTGGCTTGTTTCTCATTAGAATCTACCATTCTAAGCACTTCCATTCATGGTAGTAAGTATCGTACGATTCACGATACGAATCGTACGATTCACGATACGAATCGTACGATTCACGATACGAATAGTACGATTCACGATACGAATCGTACGATATGGTTCCAGATGCCTGCAATACGAATCATGTTTAATTTttaagaataattatttttactcCCGTATCGTGTGAATTGTATCACAAATTGTATGAATCGCGAAACGGTTTTGTATCGCGGCTTGGGTTTTATTTTGGGTTTTGGTGTGAACTGGGTCGGGTCACTTGAGTTGGTTTTATAATAACCCCaattttaatgttttctttcatttaaCAAAGGAGTTGGGCCATATAACCCAACCCAATCCAACCATTATAATATTAACCTAATTTGGTCAGTAATACAACCACTCTTTTTGAACATGGTTgtgattattaattatatttttatatgttttatgttatattttttaaatttttatgaatCTTACTATTCACGATATGAAACGATTCACGATTCAACTATGTAGTAGCTTTATAATTGACAACATTTTCCATTACAAATTGGTCAATTTTCTCCTCGTCAACCTCTTCAACAATCTCATCTAACATCTTATAAATTTTATCAATTGTTTTTGGGATGTTAGTTGCATGAATagattctagaaaaaaaaattccctTTGAACTGTTCTAAAAAGTTCAAAATAGTCCTTCTCCTCTTGTAGGTCCACCAATCAGTCAATTTAGTGCAAACGGTTTTTGTACCTGTGTGGATGTTAGGGGCTGAGTAATATTGATCCACGTCGATACGCAATGATTGCCGTGTCCTTTGTTGTCCAATTCTTCAAGTCTCTCTACCTCTTCACGTGCTTCGGTCGGCCGGCGGGGGTACCTGCGgttgcacttcgacgctcaagtcagcggtGATGCTCAAGTGAGAGTTCTCTGATATTATGAAAAACGTACATTTTCCCCCTTTCAGAAGTCCCTTTAGTAGGTTGACTTGGGCCTTGGCCATGTGGGCCAAGCAATTGATGGTTAGAGACATGCTTAGTGGTCTCTGGGTCGTGCTTGGTGGCCTCCTGAAATCCAGGGAGTGTTCCAGAGAACGTGTTTGACTTATTCAGCAGAGATTATAACTGCTTGTTCCACGTGTAACCACgttctttatttaattaaatcatTTAACGCAAACCTTTCGGTGATCCATCAATCCTACTTTGGCATGATCTTGTGTGGGCTAATAATCAGAAATGGTGGGCAGAATCATAGAATCGTGCGATTCCACAATTTTAATCCTGATTTTAACTACATTGCTTTGAGCTCTATCCGCCTctttgaatattatatataaataaagtattttttctATCTATATATACTAGTTTCCTTTTTTTGTTCAATGAAAATGTTGTGAttgaaaagttttaaaataaaaaaaaaaattaggtaatatTCAGTTGGTACTTTACAGTATTATTTACTTATTACGATAGATTTATAAAGATAACTATTTACCTTCTTTGACATTAAAGTTCAATTTCTTATTTTGTGATATCAACATCTTGACATGCTTGTAAGACATAGTTTATTCTGTTTTATCTATAATGCCTATAtctgtaatataattttttttatacattataaCTATTGAGTTTTATTGTTACAGATAGAAGCTGGTTTAGTCCACAAACAGTATATAGCAAAAGTAGTTGGAGAATTTCCTGAGGATGAGgtatcttttatatgttgtggATAAGAAATGTTACAGATACCTACTTGGTATTTATTACTTTCTGCGTCCCATTTGGATGGACCTTGAAGGTTTTGGCAGTGGATTTTAAAAATGCTATTGCTatattataatttcataaaGCTTATTATGTTATTTCCTAATACATCCCgtcatctattttttatttattttctcacTTCATAATAATGGTTAAGGATataatcagaattaataatatttaatgcttcattaatattataaaatgattttcaaaatgGAACCATATTTTTTgctaaaatatcaaataaaatgaaacacaGGGAGTATGTTGAAGAAAAACCCTGAAACTGTTTCATATATGCTTAGAATATATTCCTTCTTCCTTTGGTTAACATAGTTTGGTATAATTAGAGGGTGAACCTTGTGGTTTCTCTCCCAGTGATCTGGATGTCATTGATTCAAATCCTGAAAGTAGTCATTCTGAATGTGGGATAAGGCACATTCATCATTCCTCCCCAAACTCCTCCCAGTCTGAACCTTGTGCACTTGGCCATCCTTAAGAATTAGCTTGACATTTGCAGAACATTGATGGGAAGTATCCTCTTTCTAGTCAGTCAGCAGTATTTGGAATGTTAGATTCACGGTCACAAACTAAAGGAAAAGTAACTAAACGCTAGACTTTATCTTATCTACTTAAGTGATTAACAAAATTTGCACATTTTCTACTATGTACTTCATTTGATCTTAAAGATATTGTGGGCATATTAGTTTCTGTTCCTGCCTCTTGGGATTCACGACAGTTTTAAAAAGATACATAAAATGAGCTAGGAATATTAGTTTGCAAACAATTTAGAAGAATCCATGCCATGAATGCTTAAAAACATCTCAAATGGTTGTGTTAACCTTCGAGTGACATGATACCGGTGTATTATGGTTCATATTTTCTAAGGTCTGCTCGCAAATATAAGAATGGTGATATATTTGCTACTTATCCAAGTTTCTCACGCCAGACATGGAATAAGCAGTTACTTCGTGAATGTGTTGAAAAATTGTGTAATTTACTATTGCACATAGAAACTTTCTACAGTAGTAAAAGAGGGCTATCTCTCGAGCTATCCTCTCTGAAAGATCAGTTCAGTGGCCAAGAAAGAAGCAAGTAGGAATGAGAGGAAGTAGTTGAACTTTTGAGTATATCTTTTTCTTAGAGAAAGCAACTGATCACATCTGGGATGTGTCTAAATTGAAAACCTCTGTTTGAGAGGCATTAATTTCCCACTTATGAGAAGCTTTGGTCCCTGAAGTGTGAGAGTACAAGTGAATGCAGGTAGCAACATGCACTGTAGCATGTGCATGTGAAGAAGCAAAGGTTTGGGAGAAAAGTTGTTTACGTGAAAATCAGTGCATATTGCtgttcataataatattaacatagGTTGAAGTTGCTAATTCCAATTTTTCCACCATGGGATTGGCTATGCTTGAAatgttatttttgaaaaatatgaaatatactTGGTTTGAGTTTAGAATTGTCAAGTTATTTTTGTAAATCTGAAAACAATAAGCAACAGTTAGGTATTAATTAACTCCCTAATTTTcgttttgtttagttttttttttggtagtggtgttttttgtttttgagcATGGGTTTGGTTTAGTCCccatgtttttatatttgtttttctcttcttttataTGCAGTTTTCCATGCCATGACATATGGTTATTGTACTTTCGGGTGTCAGCTTAGCAGGGATGTAAAAATCCATAGTGATGCCGCCTAACatgtgaattaaaaaaaaacaggcAATTCCAAATGGGTCATGGTTAACTAAAACTTCATTCAGAGATGTCTAGTCATATTTGTATTTGAGTGAACTTTAATTTGCctaatatattgattttaactattgataaataatttttcaacTGAGTTAAAATTTCATACTTCTCTAATTTGACCATGTTTTAACTTTTCAGCTAATTGTCGATGCCAATATTGACTATAATGCACGTGAAGGAAGGAGCACAGCGGAGGTGAGGCCTTGGGATCCTACATGCTTTTTTGTTATTGAACTTTTGGATGCATTttcattgtttttgttttcattttcagtTGATATGTTTTCACtaataattatagaaatgtCGCTTTGTTTGTGATCAACATGTTTCctattttcaagaatttgcaAGAATCCTTTTAGGAAGAAAGTgctatatttataattttaatattaaggcATTGAAGGAAAAACACTTTTATGATTTAGctatttttagttaattttcTACCTTCTGTGATAAATGCTAACGCAACCTTTCTTTTGGATGTTTTGccatttctttttttcttttactgaaATATAGTCTATTGTTATAAATTTTGGtcatttgaataatttattttctttaactgccaaatatttatctaaatataaataacatattaggctaaataattatctaaataGCACAATTTACTCTAATAGTTTAGAATTAAGTTCTATTATGAACTTgatgttattaattttattttttcatttcaaataaagaaagagaaatgaTAATTGTgagcttttaaaaaataattatttaaaaaattggtttggaaaataatttcttaaaaaattattttaaagaaatattttatagaatataataatttagaaaagtaATCATTTAAAGAAAcatttatttacaaaaatatatattttaaacaataattatttagaaaagtatgttaataagaaaatttcattaataaaattaacatatataaatttgaaatatttttttttgaaattttggtttgaaaattttattgaaaaaaacgatttatttttttataaaatagtgaaaaatgttttatataatttaaattactgatttgtgaataaatataataatttaaatatttataaatataataattattcaaaaaagtagtaacttataaaaatatttttgtataacaTTATTCCTTATTATTGTTtgttatcataattattttattaattgtgtatgattaaaaacaaattttaaaattgtataaataaaaaaattgaaaattgatttaaactattttttaatataagaatttatattacatttttatatttacatttaCTTAATCTGtattttatctataaataaatagctattaatattaattttttaattcaatgcAAAACTAAACAGTCACATCTCTAAATAtgtaattttcttataaattaaatttgtacattttcaatttttaaattaattagttcttaaaataatttattttctaaatatt harbors:
- the LOC137821227 gene encoding RNA pseudouridine synthase 7; amino-acid sequence: MKRKREGEEGMDIVWQTPANPPHPQDYVFRNGIRFVRPYYFEFIAHVKNRWAGKTIVDLFAEEFKGRPYEYYVSAVKCGRIQVDGEMVPVSYVVRPSQKISHFLHRHEPPVMACDVLILQKEPDVLTICKPASVPVHPCGQYRKNTVVGILQAEHGLAPLFPVHRLDRLVSGLLILARSAAKADIFRQQIEAGLVHKQYIAKVVGEFPEDELIVDANIDYNAREGRSTAEVRDSAKGKAASTKFTRISTNGTQSIVLCEPITGRTHQIRVHLQYSGHPIANDMLYISEQTVDRSVKGLSADRSARISDVSLTPNFDEVLNACEANSNEDFIIDPMCTNCPNLEPKGYDGNEEGLWLHCFCYSGPGWTYECPYPDWAKLS